The following proteins are co-located in the Zonotrichia albicollis isolate bZonAlb1 chromosome 1, bZonAlb1.hap1, whole genome shotgun sequence genome:
- the RMP24 gene encoding UPF0711 protein C18orf21 homolog, whose amino-acid sequence MGRRRLLASAEQLVETCPGEARFLLWTLRSSRGNEHGLERICPYCFQFLVPDSYRVRLKPKMKVTPQIEKVLRREAKNHTLNMKQTKLLRKYRESKSILLVTCTSCNKTTRYYGKSRDFLAAKTRNCGTPGIKSSLKTPDVKIQSAKKMTPVSSSRLGSKGNSPSSLSRTRESGQTTTNSASKTPRNSKFHFSKLKQMLDLEEKEKNEKADFKTFLTLL is encoded by the exons ATGGGGCGGCGGCGGCTGTTGGCTTCGGCGGAGCAGCTGGTGGAGACGTGCCCGGGAGAGGCGCGATTCCTGCT GTGGACGCTCCGCAGCTCCCGAG GTAATGAACATGGATTAGAAAGGATATGTCCTTACTGCTTCCAGTTCCTGGTTCCTGACAGCTACCGAGTGCGCCTCAAACCAAAGATGAAAGTGACTCCACAGATAGAGAAGGTCCTTAGACGAGAGGCAAAGAATCATACGCTTAACATGAAACAGACAAAGCTTTTGAGAAAGTACAGGGAGTCAAAAAGCATTCTG CTGGTTACTTGCACATCTTGCAACAAAACAACAAGATACTATGGTaaaagcagggattttctggCAGCCAAAACACGAAATTGTGGCACTCCAGGTATCAAATCTAGCCTGAAGACACCAGATGTAAAAATTCAGTCTGCAAAGAAAATGACACCTGTAAGCAGCAGTAGGTTGGGATCTAAGGGGAACAGTCCCTCATCACTTTCCAG GACACGTGAATCTGGACAGACAACAACCAACTCTGCTTCCAAGACTCCCCGAAATTCCAAATTTCACTTTTCTAAGCTAAAACAGATGCTTGAcctagaagaaaaagagaaaaatgagaaggCAGATTTCAAAACCTTCTTGACTTTACTTTAg